A stretch of Schaalia odontolytica DNA encodes these proteins:
- a CDS encoding Nif3-like dinuclear metal center hexameric protein, with translation MQSSSHLNGPTTAVDTSTSNWTVGDVMALMESWYPAATAQSWDRVGLIVGDPAAPVRSILLALDPTAAIADQAVAGPSGDEQSFDMVITHHPLLLRGASFLPVTDPKGGVVTTLIRSGIALFNAHTNADVACDGVATALADLIGLRDTVPLEPCGTDAEGHEIGLGRVGTVTETTLGAFADHVASVLPAGPTGLFVGGDENATVRRVAVLGGAGDSALEAARAAGVDVYLTADLRHHPASEHLEGGAPALLCGSHWATESPWLPVLARKIREAARAADVELRVEVSTIVTEPWTSHRVTQGELA, from the coding sequence ATGCAGTCTTCGTCTCACCTCAACGGCCCGACGACCGCGGTCGATACGTCCACTTCGAATTGGACTGTCGGTGACGTCATGGCACTCATGGAGTCCTGGTATCCGGCGGCTACGGCGCAGTCCTGGGATCGGGTTGGTCTCATTGTCGGCGACCCTGCCGCGCCCGTGCGTTCGATCCTTCTCGCGCTTGATCCTACGGCGGCCATCGCGGACCAGGCCGTCGCCGGTCCCTCCGGTGATGAGCAGTCTTTCGACATGGTGATCACCCACCATCCGCTGCTCCTGCGCGGCGCGTCCTTCCTGCCCGTGACGGACCCGAAGGGCGGCGTCGTCACGACCCTGATCCGCTCCGGTATCGCACTGTTCAACGCTCACACCAACGCTGACGTGGCCTGCGACGGCGTCGCGACGGCGCTCGCCGATCTGATCGGCCTGCGCGATACCGTGCCGCTGGAGCCGTGTGGCACCGATGCCGAGGGACACGAGATCGGCCTGGGGCGCGTCGGCACCGTCACCGAGACCACGCTCGGTGCCTTCGCAGACCATGTGGCATCCGTCTTGCCTGCGGGACCCACGGGTCTGTTTGTTGGCGGCGACGAGAACGCCACGGTCCGGCGTGTAGCCGTTCTGGGCGGTGCGGGGGATAGCGCGCTCGAGGCGGCGCGCGCCGCTGGAGTTGACGTGTACCTCACGGCAGACCTGCGCCATCACCCCGCCTCCGAGCACCTCGAGGGCGGCGCTCCCGCGTTGCTGTGCGGATCCCACTGGGCGACGGAGTCCCCGTGGCTCCCCGTCCTCGCGCGCAAGATTCGCGAGGCCGCCCGCGCCGCCGATGTGGAACTTCGCGTCGAAGTCTCTACGATTGTCACCGAGCCATGGACCAGCCACCGAGTCACCCAGGGAGAACTAGCGTGA
- a CDS encoding YaaA family protein yields the protein MLIWLPPSEGKNAPAHGPSLDVNTLSRPILASSRRAVCETLQALGDGPEAAAVLKVGARIDLSVNTALDSAPCAPASSLFTGVLYEAIEECAPNAWSGTGAAHVSIFSGLFGVLSPSDVIPDHRLAMGVSLPDLGVLSTWWAPRLDEALSPEASERIIVDGRSGPYRAACKAPWARVWELRVEREADGKRSVISHDAKRWRGAITGLLLASDGYRAEETLAAEKALEEAAYSLSLADAKGHEHRVTDVEYGPEKQTKKGGSTRTVTLVTH from the coding sequence ATGCTGATCTGGTTGCCCCCGTCAGAGGGAAAGAACGCGCCTGCGCACGGCCCGTCTCTCGATGTCAACACTCTGTCCCGCCCCATCCTCGCATCGAGCCGCCGCGCCGTGTGCGAGACTCTCCAGGCCCTCGGGGACGGTCCCGAAGCGGCTGCCGTCCTGAAGGTCGGCGCAAGAATCGACCTGTCCGTCAACACCGCGCTCGATTCCGCTCCCTGTGCCCCGGCCTCGTCGCTGTTTACCGGAGTCCTCTACGAGGCGATCGAGGAGTGCGCGCCGAACGCGTGGTCGGGCACAGGTGCGGCGCACGTGTCGATCTTCTCAGGGCTCTTTGGCGTCCTCTCCCCCAGCGACGTCATTCCGGACCACCGCCTTGCGATGGGAGTATCCCTGCCCGACCTCGGTGTCCTGTCGACCTGGTGGGCGCCGCGACTCGATGAGGCCCTGTCCCCCGAGGCATCGGAGCGGATCATCGTCGACGGCCGATCCGGCCCCTATCGCGCCGCGTGCAAAGCACCGTGGGCGCGCGTCTGGGAGCTGCGCGTCGAGCGCGAGGCGGACGGCAAGCGCTCGGTCATCTCCCACGATGCGAAGCGTTGGCGCGGCGCCATCACCGGCCTGCTGCTGGCCTCTGACGGCTATCGGGCCGAAGAAACCTTGGCAGCGGAGAAGGCCCTGGAGGAGGCCGCGTACTCGCTGTCACTGGCTGACGCGAAGGGACACGAACACCGCGTCACTGACGTGGAATATGGCCCCGAAAAACAGACAAAAAAGGGCGGATCGACACGCACAGTAACGTTGGTCACGCACTGA
- a CDS encoding alpha-L-fucosidase encodes MINEDYLANIRPTHRQLQWQKMEMYAFIHFGMNTMTDREWGEGHEDPALFNPGNVDVDQWMRALVSAGMTGVILTCKHHDGFCLWPSAYTKHSVESSPWKGGRGDLVREVSDAAARHGLKFGVYLSPWDMTEPTYGQGEAYNDFYINQLIELLTHYGPVFSVWLDGACGEGPNGKVQVYDWQRIYDTVRALAPEAVISVCGPDVRWCGNEAGSVRANEWSVVPASLREAERTAEKSQKADDGEFSRQVASGDEDLGSREALADYSGPLAWYPAEVNTSTRKGWFHHDVEDSQVRSVDELFSIWKGSVGGNATFLLNVPPNRDGLLANADVEVLARLGEKIADFRSRRIEASREDDGDVVTLRFDEPRTVGAIVLEEDIAQGQRIDEAVVTACVDDDYEQQIARVQCVGYRRIITLEKPVTATQVRVTVTKSRQGFYLADAYAIEA; translated from the coding sequence ATGATCAACGAGGACTACCTGGCCAATATTCGGCCCACCCACCGTCAGCTTCAGTGGCAGAAGATGGAGATGTACGCGTTCATCCACTTCGGCATGAACACGATGACGGACCGCGAGTGGGGCGAGGGCCACGAGGATCCGGCGCTCTTCAATCCGGGCAACGTCGATGTCGATCAGTGGATGCGCGCCCTCGTCAGCGCCGGCATGACCGGCGTGATCCTCACATGCAAGCACCACGACGGGTTCTGCCTGTGGCCGTCGGCCTACACGAAGCACTCGGTGGAGTCTTCGCCGTGGAAGGGCGGGCGCGGCGACCTCGTGCGCGAGGTGTCCGATGCGGCCGCGCGTCACGGCCTCAAGTTCGGCGTGTACCTCTCCCCCTGGGACATGACCGAGCCGACCTACGGCCAGGGCGAGGCCTACAACGACTTCTACATCAACCAGCTTATCGAGCTGCTCACCCACTACGGCCCGGTCTTCTCCGTGTGGCTGGACGGCGCGTGCGGCGAGGGCCCCAACGGCAAAGTGCAGGTCTACGACTGGCAGCGCATCTACGACACGGTTCGCGCGCTGGCACCCGAGGCCGTCATCTCCGTGTGCGGCCCCGACGTGCGCTGGTGTGGCAACGAGGCCGGCTCTGTGCGAGCCAACGAATGGTCGGTCGTTCCGGCTTCTCTGCGCGAGGCCGAGCGCACCGCGGAGAAGTCTCAGAAGGCCGACGACGGCGAGTTCTCTCGTCAGGTGGCTTCCGGCGACGAAGATCTGGGCTCGCGCGAGGCGTTGGCCGACTATTCTGGCCCTCTTGCCTGGTACCCCGCCGAGGTCAACACCTCCACGCGTAAGGGCTGGTTCCACCACGACGTCGAAGACTCCCAGGTGCGCAGCGTCGACGAGCTGTTCTCGATCTGGAAGGGCTCGGTCGGCGGCAACGCGACGTTCCTCCTAAACGTGCCCCCGAACCGCGACGGTCTCCTCGCGAACGCCGACGTTGAGGTCCTGGCACGCCTGGGCGAAAAGATCGCGGACTTCCGCTCGCGTCGCATCGAGGCATCGCGCGAGGACGACGGCGACGTCGTGACCCTGCGCTTTGATGAGCCGCGCACTGTTGGCGCGATCGTCCTTGAGGAGGACATCGCCCAGGGTCAGCGCATCGACGAGGCCGTGGTGACCGCGTGTGTCGACGACGACTATGAGCAGCAGATTGCTCGTGTCCAGTGCGTCGGATACCGCCGCATCATCACCCTGGAAAAGCCCGTGACCGCCACCCAGGTCCGGGTGACGGTCACGAAGAGCAGGCAGGGCTTCTACCTGGCGGACGCCTACGCTATCGAGGCCTGA
- the map gene encoding type I methionyl aminopeptidase, translating to MEASALARRAPLGTLKPGRVSPMRAVPEHIERPEYMFHDGPERVTASEIKSPETIAKIREAGRIAAGAIEAVGAAIAPGITTEELDRIGHEFLIAHDAYPSCLGYMGFPKSICTSINEVICHGIPDDRPLEDGDIINIDITAYKDGVHGDTCAMFEVGTVDEESHLLIERTKNAMMRGIKAVRPGREINVIGRVIEAYAKRFDYGVVRDYTGHGVGEAFHSGLIIPHYDAAPAYDTVMEPGMVFTIEPMLTLGTVEWEQWDDDWTIVTADRSRTAQFEHTIVVTEDGAEILTLP from the coding sequence ATGGAAGCATCCGCACTCGCTCGCCGCGCCCCTTTGGGCACTTTGAAGCCGGGACGCGTCTCACCGATGCGTGCGGTCCCCGAGCACATCGAGCGCCCCGAGTACATGTTCCACGACGGACCCGAGCGCGTCACCGCCTCGGAGATCAAGAGCCCCGAGACCATCGCGAAGATTCGCGAGGCCGGACGTATCGCGGCGGGCGCTATCGAAGCCGTCGGCGCCGCAATTGCCCCCGGTATCACCACCGAGGAACTCGACCGCATCGGCCACGAATTCCTCATCGCGCACGACGCCTACCCTTCATGCCTGGGCTACATGGGCTTCCCCAAGTCCATCTGCACCTCCATCAATGAGGTCATCTGCCACGGCATTCCGGACGACCGTCCACTCGAAGACGGCGACATCATCAACATCGACATCACGGCCTACAAGGACGGCGTCCACGGCGACACGTGCGCAATGTTCGAGGTTGGCACCGTCGACGAGGAGTCGCACCTGCTCATCGAGCGCACGAAAAACGCGATGATGCGCGGCATCAAGGCCGTCCGTCCGGGCCGCGAGATCAACGTCATCGGTCGCGTCATCGAGGCCTACGCGAAGCGCTTCGACTACGGCGTGGTGCGCGACTACACCGGACACGGAGTCGGCGAGGCCTTCCACTCCGGACTGATCATCCCTCACTATGACGCAGCCCCGGCGTACGACACGGTCATGGAACCCGGCATGGTCTTCACGATCGAGCCGATGCTGACACTCGGCACGGTCGAGTGGGAGCAGTGGGACGACGACTGGACGATCGTGACCGCCGATCGTTCCCGCACGGCCCAGTTCGAGCACACGATCGTCGTCACAGAGGATGGGGCTGAGATTCTCACCCTTCCGTGA
- the ppgK gene encoding polyphosphate--glucose phosphotransferase: MVQVACGIDIGGSGVKGALVDLETGEYIGDQVRIPTPDPATPDAVAAVCREVIDQLDVKVGVPIGVTFPAPVFDGVIPYMANLDQSWVNVDVDELMERYLGRAVVALNDADAAGIAEVAYGAAKGRDGVIVFTTQGTGIGSAIIVNGTLLTNTELGHLEIDGTDAEKNASSGQKTLQGLNWEQWAQRLQRYYGHVEFLLNPDLFVVGGGVSENHEKFMPLLDLKTPMIPAKLLNTAGIVGAAYYAAQHSA, encoded by the coding sequence ATGGTTCAGGTCGCATGCGGCATCGATATCGGTGGATCGGGCGTTAAGGGCGCGCTCGTTGATCTGGAAACCGGAGAGTACATCGGCGATCAGGTTCGAATCCCCACCCCGGATCCCGCGACGCCCGACGCCGTCGCCGCGGTGTGCCGCGAGGTCATCGACCAGCTCGACGTCAAAGTCGGCGTTCCGATCGGCGTGACCTTCCCCGCTCCCGTCTTTGACGGCGTCATTCCCTACATGGCGAACCTTGACCAGTCGTGGGTCAACGTCGATGTGGACGAGCTGATGGAGCGCTACCTGGGACGCGCTGTCGTCGCGCTCAACGACGCAGACGCGGCGGGCATCGCCGAGGTCGCCTATGGCGCAGCCAAGGGCCGCGACGGCGTCATCGTGTTTACGACCCAGGGCACGGGCATCGGTTCGGCGATCATCGTCAACGGCACGCTCCTGACCAACACCGAGCTCGGCCACCTCGAGATCGACGGCACCGACGCGGAGAAGAACGCCTCCTCGGGTCAGAAGACCCTCCAGGGCCTGAATTGGGAGCAGTGGGCGCAGCGCCTCCAGCGCTACTACGGTCACGTCGAGTTCCTGCTCAACCCCGACCTCTTCGTGGTCGGTGGCGGCGTATCTGAGAACCACGAGAAGTTCATGCCGCTCCTGGATCTGAAGACCCCGATGATCCCCGCGAAGCTTCTCAACACCGCCGGCATCGTCGGCGCCGCCTACTACGCGGCACAGCACAGCGCCTGA
- the pheT gene encoding phenylalanine--tRNA ligase subunit beta, whose protein sequence is MPMVPLSWLSDHVDVPEGTDAQALAAALVKVGLEEEEIHPARVTGPLVVGRVLTRVEETASNGKIVNYCRVDVGEHNDAPGTGKEPSDLPSRGIICGAHNFDVDDLVVVSLPGAILPGDFQIAARKTYGHVSDGMICSARELGLGEDHDGIIVLPKYFPDREIPAVGTDIVSWLGLGEEVLEINVTPDRGYCFSMRGIAREYSHSTGASFRDPGLPGVIAAEPPTANSDGFPVVFSDDAPIRSRVGVDRFVARIVRGTNPNAPTPRWMVERLEAAGMRSLSLAVDITNYVMLDLGQPMHAYDLGDLAAPIVVRRARAGETLVTLDEEKRELDPQDLLITDSPEGEGSRIIGIAGVMGGAYSEVGEGTTDVLFEAAHFDSVSVARSSRRHKLHSEAAKRFERGTDPQLPAVAAQRAVELLLEYGGGTVDAGVTDVDQRGEAVVISLPVGEVERLTGVAHAPERIAELLRTVGCVVEGPNNGAFTVTAPSWRPDLTLPADLVEEVARLDGYDNIPVVMPTAPAGHGLTVAQKARRLAAATLADGGLVEVESYPFVSDTWDRQGIPADDPRREALRLRNPMADDAPWLRTTVLDTLLDVAGRNVSRSNADVAIFEVAKVARPAGTVPADLPSAEERPSDEVIAALEAGIPAQPWHIGGVLTGQAVPAGVLANARAYDWADALEYVRRVASGLGVRVEVTRAWMDEVPAHKGAPIPAPATDPAAVAPFHPGRVARVFVRAGRDLVDVALAGELSPAACRAFGLPARSCAFEIDMDALISQMSEAPIQVKGVSTFPLAKEDIALVVPSDIPASRVEQIVRQGAGQLAESVTLFDIYEGDQVPEGHRSLAFALRLRAADHTLTAKESSQVREQVVAKAAKVLGASLRA, encoded by the coding sequence ATGCCTATGGTTCCGCTGAGCTGGCTGTCCGACCACGTTGACGTCCCCGAGGGGACGGATGCACAGGCGCTTGCCGCCGCCCTCGTGAAGGTTGGCCTGGAAGAAGAAGAGATTCACCCCGCGCGTGTGACCGGCCCGCTCGTCGTGGGTCGTGTCCTGACCCGCGTGGAAGAGACCGCATCGAACGGCAAGATCGTGAACTACTGCCGCGTGGATGTCGGCGAGCACAACGACGCCCCGGGCACCGGCAAGGAGCCCTCGGATCTGCCGAGCCGTGGCATCATCTGCGGTGCGCACAACTTCGACGTTGATGACCTGGTCGTCGTGTCTCTGCCCGGAGCGATTCTGCCCGGAGACTTCCAGATCGCCGCGCGTAAGACCTACGGTCACGTCTCTGACGGCATGATCTGTTCCGCGCGCGAACTCGGACTGGGGGAGGACCATGACGGCATCATCGTGCTGCCGAAGTACTTCCCGGACCGCGAGATTCCTGCCGTCGGTACGGACATTGTCTCCTGGCTGGGGCTGGGTGAAGAGGTCCTCGAGATCAACGTGACCCCGGACCGCGGCTACTGCTTCTCGATGCGCGGCATTGCTCGCGAGTACTCGCACTCGACGGGTGCTTCCTTCCGCGACCCCGGCCTGCCCGGCGTGATCGCGGCTGAGCCGCCGACGGCAAACTCCGATGGTTTCCCGGTCGTCTTCTCCGATGACGCGCCGATCCGTAGCCGCGTCGGCGTGGACCGTTTCGTTGCGCGCATCGTGCGCGGCACGAACCCCAACGCTCCGACTCCGCGCTGGATGGTCGAGCGTCTTGAGGCCGCGGGCATGCGCTCGCTGTCTTTGGCCGTCGACATCACGAATTACGTCATGCTTGACCTCGGTCAGCCGATGCACGCCTACGACCTGGGCGACCTGGCCGCCCCGATCGTCGTGCGCCGTGCCCGCGCGGGCGAGACGCTTGTGACCCTGGACGAGGAAAAGCGCGAGCTCGACCCCCAGGATCTGCTCATCACTGACTCGCCCGAGGGAGAGGGCTCGCGCATCATCGGCATCGCCGGTGTCATGGGCGGTGCGTACTCCGAGGTGGGCGAGGGTACGACCGACGTGCTGTTCGAGGCAGCACACTTCGATTCGGTGTCCGTCGCCCGCAGCTCGCGCCGGCATAAGCTGCACTCGGAGGCCGCGAAGCGCTTCGAGCGTGGCACGGACCCGCAGCTTCCTGCGGTGGCTGCCCAGCGTGCGGTCGAGCTTCTCCTGGAATACGGCGGAGGCACCGTCGATGCCGGCGTCACCGACGTGGATCAGCGCGGCGAGGCCGTCGTCATTTCGTTGCCCGTCGGCGAGGTTGAGCGCCTGACCGGCGTTGCCCACGCTCCCGAGCGCATCGCCGAGCTACTGCGCACGGTCGGCTGCGTCGTCGAAGGCCCCAACAATGGCGCGTTCACGGTGACGGCTCCCTCGTGGCGTCCCGATCTCACGCTCCCGGCAGACCTGGTCGAGGAAGTCGCGCGTCTCGACGGCTACGACAACATTCCCGTGGTCATGCCTACCGCACCGGCGGGCCACGGTCTGACTGTCGCTCAGAAGGCGCGCCGTCTGGCCGCCGCTACGCTGGCCGATGGCGGATTGGTTGAGGTCGAGTCCTACCCGTTCGTGTCCGACACCTGGGATCGTCAGGGCATTCCCGCCGACGATCCGCGTCGCGAGGCCCTGCGCCTGCGCAACCCGATGGCGGATGACGCCCCCTGGCTGCGCACCACGGTGCTCGATACCCTTCTCGACGTCGCCGGCCGTAACGTGTCGCGCTCCAACGCAGATGTCGCAATCTTCGAGGTCGCCAAGGTTGCCCGTCCCGCGGGCACTGTCCCGGCGGACCTGCCCAGCGCCGAGGAACGTCCCTCCGACGAGGTGATCGCGGCGCTTGAAGCTGGTATTCCTGCGCAGCCGTGGCACATTGGCGGTGTTCTGACCGGCCAGGCTGTTCCGGCCGGTGTCCTGGCGAACGCCCGCGCTTACGACTGGGCCGACGCCCTCGAGTACGTGCGTCGCGTGGCGTCGGGTCTCGGCGTTCGCGTTGAAGTGACCCGTGCCTGGATGGATGAGGTGCCCGCGCACAAGGGTGCCCCGATACCTGCTCCGGCGACGGATCCCGCTGCGGTTGCACCGTTCCACCCCGGCCGCGTCGCGCGCGTCTTCGTGCGCGCTGGCCGTGACCTCGTCGATGTTGCTCTTGCTGGCGAGCTGTCGCCCGCTGCGTGCCGCGCCTTCGGCCTGCCGGCCCGTTCGTGCGCGTTCGAGATCGACATGGATGCGCTGATCTCTCAGATGAGCGAGGCGCCCATCCAGGTCAAGGGTGTCTCGACGTTCCCGCTGGCCAAGGAAGACATCGCTCTCGTCGTGCCCTCCGATATTCCCGCGTCGCGCGTCGAGCAGATCGTGCGCCAGGGAGCTGGCCAGCTTGCCGAGTCCGTGACGCTTTTCGACATCTATGAGGGCGATCAGGTGCCCGAGGGCCACCGCTCTCTCGCCTTTGCGCTGCGCCTGCGCGCGGCCGACCACACGCTGACTGCGAAGGAATCCTCCCAGGTACGCGAGCAGGTCGTCGCGAAGGCAGCCAAGGTCCTTGGGGCGTCGTTGC
- a CDS encoding zinc ribbon domain-containing protein: MKASHTDQLELLELQKLDQKESALRHKRDSHPAHETVREFAGRVADLQRAAISQSAVIADTMREVTRIEDEIAKVTERRKRQQSRIDNNQVPLRDISAMEHEIAQMDRRLAKLEDDQVEAEERVEAARAAQERMKAEAQAIAADIEALKAQFEADVADSDEELRRVIAARRELADRLPADLLEEYEDARRRNGALAVIEVRDGYGIGVAADLSPMELERIRLTPADELYLTEDTAQIVVRTAANTPR, translated from the coding sequence GTGAAAGCATCGCACACCGACCAGCTCGAGCTTCTCGAGCTCCAGAAGCTCGACCAGAAGGAGTCGGCGCTGCGCCACAAGCGCGATTCTCACCCCGCGCATGAGACGGTGCGTGAGTTTGCGGGCCGCGTCGCTGACCTTCAGCGCGCCGCGATCAGCCAGAGCGCCGTTATCGCGGACACGATGCGCGAGGTGACTCGCATTGAGGATGAGATCGCGAAGGTCACTGAGCGTCGGAAGCGTCAGCAGAGCCGTATCGACAACAACCAGGTCCCCCTGCGCGATATCTCGGCCATGGAACACGAGATCGCCCAGATGGACCGCCGCCTCGCCAAGCTCGAGGACGATCAGGTGGAGGCCGAGGAACGCGTCGAGGCAGCCCGCGCGGCTCAGGAACGGATGAAGGCCGAAGCTCAGGCCATCGCCGCCGACATCGAGGCGCTCAAGGCCCAGTTCGAGGCCGACGTCGCCGATTCCGATGAGGAACTGCGTCGCGTCATCGCAGCACGTCGTGAACTCGCCGATCGTCTGCCCGCGGACCTTCTCGAGGAGTACGAGGATGCGCGCCGCCGCAACGGCGCTCTCGCCGTCATCGAGGTCCGTGATGGCTACGGCATCGGCGTCGCCGCCGACCTGAGCCCGATGGAACTTGAGCGTATTCGCCTGACGCCCGCTGACGAGCTCTACCTGACCGAGGACACGGCACAGATCGTCGTGCGTACGGCGGCGAACACGCCGCGCTGA
- the panB gene encoding 3-methyl-2-oxobutanoate hydroxymethyltransferase, whose product MSHISQPEGGAPASSQTPALFSAQRVRIQHIAGAKAEGIPLTMLTAYDALTAPILEAAGVDMLLVGDSLGNVILGHSSTLPVTLEDMERATAAVARSTSRAMIVADLPFGTYEDTLEHAFASATRLMKAGAHAVKLEGGQSRAHIIAGLVSAGIPVCAHLGYTPQSENTLGGPRMQGRGAGADALRRDAEAIEKAGAFAVVFEMVPASIATELTESLSIPTIGIGAGPNTDGQVLVWSDMAGYSEWTPSFVRKFGQLGAALREAASEYVEAVRERSFPGPDNYKND is encoded by the coding sequence GTGTCCCACATTTCGCAACCGGAGGGCGGGGCCCCAGCCTCGTCGCAGACGCCAGCCCTGTTTTCCGCTCAGCGCGTGCGCATCCAGCATATCGCGGGTGCTAAGGCCGAAGGCATTCCCCTCACGATGCTCACCGCCTACGACGCTCTCACCGCCCCCATTCTCGAGGCTGCGGGCGTGGACATGCTGCTCGTCGGCGATTCGCTCGGCAACGTGATTCTCGGCCACAGCTCGACGCTGCCCGTCACCCTGGAGGACATGGAGCGCGCCACCGCCGCCGTTGCTCGTTCGACCTCGCGCGCCATGATCGTGGCGGATCTGCCTTTTGGCACGTACGAGGACACGCTTGAGCATGCTTTTGCTTCCGCAACGCGCCTCATGAAGGCCGGGGCACACGCAGTGAAGCTAGAGGGCGGGCAGAGCCGCGCCCATATCATTGCGGGCCTCGTCTCGGCTGGTATCCCCGTGTGCGCACACCTGGGCTACACGCCCCAGTCCGAAAACACCCTGGGTGGCCCCCGCATGCAGGGCCGTGGAGCCGGCGCCGATGCGCTTCGCCGAGACGCCGAGGCCATCGAGAAGGCCGGCGCCTTCGCCGTCGTCTTCGAGATGGTACCAGCATCGATTGCCACCGAATTGACCGAGAGCCTGAGTATCCCGACCATCGGTATCGGCGCAGGTCCGAACACGGACGGCCAGGTGCTCGTCTGGTCCGATATGGCTGGCTACTCCGAGTGGACGCCGTCATTCGTTCGCAAGTTCGGCCAGCTCGGAGCAGCCCTGCGCGAGGCTGCATCAGAGTACGTGGAGGCCGTGCGCGAGCGCTCCTTCCCCGGACCCGACAACTACAAGAACGACTGA
- the pheS gene encoding phenylalanine--tRNA ligase subunit alpha: MAGNAPDLDPLDEAAVNAVREAGLADIEAADSLDALKAVRAAILGDQAPLVTANRTIGSLEPAQRGLAGKNLGQARKALTEALEERKAVLAAEHEARMLVEESVDVTLPTTRRPAGARHPLETLMEEVADFFVAMGWDIAEGPEIEHEWFNFDSLNFDIDHPARQMQDTLYIDGRSVGAETEDGAHLVMRTHTSPVQSHAMLSRGVPLYVACPGKVFRSDALDATHTPVFHQVEGLAVDKGLTMAHLKGVLDHFAKAMFGPEAKTRLRPSYFPFTEPSAEMDLWFPQKKGGPGWIEWGGCGMVNPNVLRANGVDPEVYSGFAFGMGIERTLMLRHGIADMHDIVEGDVRFSQQFGVNGRGN; this comes from the coding sequence ATGGCTGGCAATGCCCCTGACCTTGATCCTCTTGACGAGGCAGCCGTTAACGCCGTTCGCGAGGCCGGCCTCGCCGATATCGAAGCTGCGGATTCGCTTGACGCCCTGAAGGCCGTCCGAGCCGCCATCCTTGGCGATCAGGCTCCGCTCGTGACCGCGAATCGTACGATCGGCTCGCTGGAACCCGCGCAGCGCGGTCTCGCCGGTAAGAACCTCGGACAGGCGCGCAAGGCTCTGACCGAGGCGCTCGAGGAGCGCAAGGCCGTTCTCGCCGCTGAGCATGAGGCTCGCATGCTGGTCGAGGAGTCCGTCGACGTGACGCTGCCGACCACGCGTCGCCCGGCGGGTGCACGTCATCCCCTCGAGACCCTGATGGAAGAGGTTGCCGACTTCTTCGTGGCGATGGGCTGGGATATTGCCGAAGGGCCGGAGATCGAGCACGAGTGGTTCAACTTCGACTCCCTAAACTTCGACATCGATCACCCCGCGCGCCAGATGCAGGACACGCTCTACATCGATGGCCGTAGTGTCGGCGCCGAGACCGAGGACGGCGCGCACCTGGTGATGCGCACTCACACCTCTCCGGTTCAGTCGCACGCGATGCTGTCGCGCGGCGTGCCGCTCTACGTTGCCTGCCCCGGCAAGGTCTTCCGCTCCGATGCGCTCGACGCGACCCACACGCCGGTGTTCCACCAGGTGGAGGGCCTCGCCGTCGATAAGGGCCTGACGATGGCTCACCTGAAGGGCGTTCTCGACCACTTTGCCAAGGCCATGTTCGGTCCCGAGGCGAAGACCCGTCTGCGTCCCTCGTACTTCCCGTTCACGGAGCCCAGCGCCGAGATGGACCTGTGGTTCCCCCAGAAGAAGGGCGGGCCCGGCTGGATCGAGTGGGGCGGCTGCGGCATGGTCAACCCGAACGTGCTGCGCGCCAACGGTGTCGACCCCGAGGTCTACTCGGGCTTCGCGTTCGGCATGGGTATCGAGCGCACGCTGATGCTGCGTCACGGCATCGCCGACATGCATGACATCGTTGAGGGAGACGTTCGTTTCTCCCAGCAGTTCGGAGTGAATGGAAGGGGTAACTGA